The Leptospira bandrabouensis genomic sequence CTTTGGATTGTAAGTTGACATTCACTGAGTAAACCATCATTCGTTTTTGAATTTTGAGTTCATTCGAGTTACTATCGGTTTTGGGAGAAGGAGCCGCCACCGAAGGAGCATAATCGGCTTGTTCCTCATAGGAGCGACTGTGAGACATTTCGCGTTCCATCCCTTTGGCAGAGGAACATTGAATCAAAAAGAGAAAAAGACTAAGGAAAAGTAAGACTTTCCGTTGATTGTTCGAGGAATTCATGTTGGATACAGATTTTAATCATTTCTGTATCCAACCGCAATCTTTTTTAAGTGCCGATTTTGGATTCTAAAAAGCTTCCGTATCCTTTTTCTTTCCCAAGAGAAGAAACAGGTTTTCCTTGGTCGACCGCTAGTTTTCCATTGATAAATACTTTTTTAATTGTATCGTCGTTACGTCGAACCCAACGTTTAAAATCTTCCATAAAAGGCATAGGTGCTTCTACGTCTTGTGCGAGTGAGTCGTCGAGTTTGGTTGGATCAATTAAAACCAAATCAGCTCGTTTGCCTTCTTTGATGTAACCTGCGTCAATTCCAAACCAATCGCCGATTTCTCCTGTTAGACGGTGTACAGCTTTTTCGATAGTCATAAAAGGTTTGTTTTCTAGTTCCGCGTCTCTAACTAACTTTAACATACGAAGCGGAAAGTTATAATGTGCCATTCCTCTTAAGTGTGCTCCCGCATCAGAAAATCCAATGAGTACATCAGGATAATTCACAATTTTTTGTAATGGTTCCTTTCTATGGTTTGCCATCACTGTATACCAACGGACTTTGTTTCCATGTTCTGCTACAAGGTCAAGAAAGGCTGTGACCGAATGAACTCCCTTTTCTTTGGCAACATCATCAATCGATTTTCCAATGAGCGATTTGTCTGGTGCATCCACAATTTTTGTTTCACGAAAGTTTCTATGGAAAACACGAGGTAAAAACCAATTGGTCCATTGGCGTTTGAACCAAGAACGATATTTTGGATCTTTCATCAGTTGTTTTCTTTCCAACTCATCTTCGATATGATTTGCTTTGGCCCCTGCTGCAAATTCTTCAAAAACCACTACATCCATTCCATCGGCATACAAATCAAACGGTTCTGGAAGTGCTTGGAATCGAAAGTCAGATTTAAAAATGGTATTTGTGATACGACCAATGACTCCGAGTAATTTATATAAACCTGGATCAAATTTAACATCCATTAAAGAGATGATTGTTGTTTTGAGTGGTTTACGAAAAATTCCAAAGGCTTCTTTTAAAAACATCAAAACATTAATTTTAGTAGAAACGTTCGGAACACCTTGAAAGATCTTTCCTCTTTTCCTTAATGTTTTGTTTAGGTATTGGTATTCTTTCCAATTGGCAAAAGTGGAGGGAAGTGGTCGTGACCGAAATCTGGAGCCATCCATTTTGTCCCAAATCAATGTATTGATGGAAAGTCCCATAAATCCTTGGTCTAGAGCTTCTTCTAGAATTTGGTTCATTTTCTCTAACTCTTGTTTTGTGGGAACTTCCCCTTTGGTTAGAGATCGTTCGAGTCCCATAACATGGGCTCGAATGGCGGAGTGTCCTGCAAACGAAGTGACATTCGGGCCAAGTGGCATATTGTTTAAATGTTTTTTATATTCTGCTGCGGAGTTCCAATTCTTCTTACTTTCTAGGATTGATAAAACATTCTTTCTTGGGATAGCTTCCACGCGGCTAAACATATCTGCTAAATCAACCGGGTCACCCACTGCTAAACTTAAGGAACAACTTCCCAGAGAAATGGTCGTAATTCCATGACGAACCGATTCGGAGAGATCAGGAGCCATTTCAATTTCTGCATCATAATGTGTATGAAAATCGATAAAACCTGGTGTGAGCCATAGGCCCTTTGCATCGACAACAGTTTCACCAGGCATTGGATTTAATTCGGTTTTGGAAATGGATGTTACCACTCCCTCTTTGATCCGCACATCACCTATAAAAGATGGATTTGTACTACCGTCAAAAATACGTGCCTGTTTAATGAGTGTGTCTGCCATGAATCCTCCGGAAAAACCAAACGAAATTATGGCAGATTGACAAAGTTTTGTCAATGATTCGTTAGGAATCACATGGAAGATTCTCTGGACAAAACCAATTCTTGTTCAGAGCGAAGCCGCAAATCTTGTCGCTAAATCCACTAACTCTGCTTCGGTGATCTCTCTGTTGTTCTCCTTGGAAGAAATGCTTTTGGCCGTTTCAAACAAACGATGGATTTCCGATTGAGGAATCATGATCCCTCTATTTTCTAATAAAAATTGAATGGCCCTATGGCCTGATTGGTTCGTAAAGGAAATGGTTTCGTTGTCATTTCTTCCAACAAATTCGGGGGAAAAAGTTCGGTAAGCACCTTTAGACTGTTTAATGGTCTTGGCCACTCCATCTTGATGGATTCCTGATCGGTGGGAAAAAATATCTTCCCCAATAATCGGAGTTTTTTCTCCTATTGGGATACCTGTCATTTCGGAAATACGTTTTGCCGTTGGATAGATCCTTTGAAAATTGATACCTAAGGATTCACCATTTTGATGTAAGGCAATACATGTTTCGTATAAATTCGTATTTCCTGCTCTTTCTCCCAAACCGTTCAAAGCCACTTCGATTTGTTCGGCACCCACATACACACATTCAACGGATGTTGCTGTTGCCATTCCCAAATCATTATGTGTATGTACAGAAACTTTGGCTCTATTTCCAATAAACTCTTTCATTTCCTTAACCATATTCACAAATACCATAGGTCGGTATCGTTCGACTGTATTGGGTAAGTTGATGATATCGGCACCTGCCTCAATGGCGGAAAGAAATGCTTCCTTTGTAAAAGCAAAGTTTTCTATTGCATCACCAAAATGTTCCCCGGAAAATTGGATCTCTACCTCTGGTCCCACTACGGATCTGGCAAAGGTGATTGACTTTTGGATCTTTTGAATGACTTCTTTTTCAGAAATTTTTAATACATGACGAATAGAAAAATCACTTACAGGGTAAACGATATGCATTCTTGGTTTGTTTGCATATTGAATAGCATCCCAAGTTTTAGCGATTTCAGTTTCATTGGCTCTAGATAATCCGGCAATGGGTTTACCCACTGGGGCTCGTTTGGCTAAGGTTTTACTTGCGACAAATTCTGTTTCATTAGAAGAAGGAAATCCCACTTCGATTCCATCGACGTTCAATGCGACAAGTAAGTCAAAGACTTCAATTTTTTCCTCTAAGGTCCAAGGTCTTCTTAAGGCTTGGTTTCCGTCCCGTAAGGTTACGTCTTGAATTTTAATTTGGTTTGGTTTCATGGTTCCTCCACATCCGCTGCCACTACCACCGGGAGGACCAAAAATAAAAAAAGCCCACTTCCCGGTTGGGAGTGGGCTTTGTCACACAGCACTGTCTCCCTCGATCTATAAAAGTTCGAGGAGGAGGAGCAACTGAATGTTAGCAGATAATTTCATTGTTACCTTTTAGACGAACAGTGAGGAGGAATCCTGTCAATTTTTTTTAAACGCTAACCTAGAAATTTGTACAAGAAAGATTTGGATCCCAAATCCAATGGGGATGAGTAAGGTGAAGGAAATTTGAAAACCTAAACCTATGGCAACCGTGGAGAGGATACTCGTTAGAAAAAATACCGAAAATACCAGTCCCGATACCGGTAACTCGGCCTTACCTTTGGCTAGGAAAAAAACGGCAATGGATGGTCCAAGGGTGTAGGAAAATATGGTTAAACCCATTTCCAAAATTCCTTTCTCCCAGGTTTGGATGAGAAAGTAAGGAACAAGGCTGGAAATAAAGAGAGTGAGACCAAAAAAAAGAGAGAGGGTACGTGGACTAAACCACCGGTCCATTCCCCAATCGCGAGCCCAAGTCAAAGAGAGAGAGTTGATTGTGGAACTTAATGTGGACATCGCACTGGCAAGGATTGCCGCCACAAGAATGCCTAGTAGTGGAGAGGGAACTTCTGCTACTATAAATTGGCTAAACACTTTGTCAGGTGCCATTGTTTGGCCTGAATAAAAAAGATAAAGAAGGGACCCAATACAAAGAAAAAGGATAAATTGAACTAGGACCACAATTCCACTACCAATGAGTATCTTTTGACCGGAGGCTAAATTTTTTGTGGCGATCACTCGTTGAACAAGCATTAGGTCTGTTCCGTGGGAACCAATGGAGATAAAGGCTCCACCAATCAGTGCAAATAGGATAAAGTAACTATTGTCACCGGAAGGAAGGTAATCAAAAACAAATAAATTTAACTTTTGCGATGTCTGAAGGTTTTTAATTCCTTCCCAAATAGAAATGTCTAATTTATCAACGAGTAGTCCTAATGCAAAGATCCCACCAAATATATAAATAAACCATTGGAGTACATCGGTAAAAACGATCGCACGAAACCCACCTACCACGGAATAAATGATAGTGACAATACTTAATATAGTTAAGGCAATCATCCCTAAAATTTCTGGCGAAAGATTTAGGCCCATCCTTTCTAATAAAAACGCAATCGGTAAGGAACTCACATACAATCGAATTCCATCTCCAAGAAGTCTGGAAACGGTAAATACTAAAGACAATGTTTTTTGAGGTGATTTACCAAAACGATTTCCAACATATTCGTAAACCGAAATGGTATTTCCAGAAAAGTAGGATGGCAAAAGATACAACGCAACAATGGTCCTACCAATCAAATACCCCAAAGCAATTTCTA encodes the following:
- a CDS encoding N-acyl-D-amino-acid deacylase family protein; protein product: MADTLIKQARIFDGSTNPSFIGDVRIKEGVVTSISKTELNPMPGETVVDAKGLWLTPGFIDFHTHYDAEIEMAPDLSESVRHGITTISLGSCSLSLAVGDPVDLADMFSRVEAIPRKNVLSILESKKNWNSAAEYKKHLNNMPLGPNVTSFAGHSAIRAHVMGLERSLTKGEVPTKQELEKMNQILEEALDQGFMGLSINTLIWDKMDGSRFRSRPLPSTFANWKEYQYLNKTLRKRGKIFQGVPNVSTKINVLMFLKEAFGIFRKPLKTTIISLMDVKFDPGLYKLLGVIGRITNTIFKSDFRFQALPEPFDLYADGMDVVVFEEFAAGAKANHIEDELERKQLMKDPKYRSWFKRQWTNWFLPRVFHRNFRETKIVDAPDKSLIGKSIDDVAKEKGVHSVTAFLDLVAEHGNKVRWYTVMANHRKEPLQKIVNYPDVLIGFSDAGAHLRGMAHYNFPLRMLKLVRDAELENKPFMTIEKAVHRLTGEIGDWFGIDAGYIKEGKRADLVLIDPTKLDDSLAQDVEAPMPFMEDFKRWVRRNDDTIKKVFINGKLAVDQGKPVSSLGKEKGYGSFLESKIGT
- a CDS encoding sodium:solute symporter, with the protein product MFWDLLVLVFYFIIVFYFGFHFAKTNQKEEDFYLAKKEIHWFFLLLSLVATETSSLTFLSIPSLSFKGDYRFLEIALGYLIGRTIVALYLLPSYFSGNTISVYEYVGNRFGKSPQKTLSLVFTVSRLLGDGIRLYVSSLPIAFLLERMGLNLSPEILGMIALTILSIVTIIYSVVGGFRAIVFTDVLQWFIYIFGGIFALGLLVDKLDISIWEGIKNLQTSQKLNLFVFDYLPSGDNSYFILFALIGGAFISIGSHGTDLMLVQRVIATKNLASGQKILIGSGIVVLVQFILFLCIGSLLYLFYSGQTMAPDKVFSQFIVAEVPSPLLGILVAAILASAMSTLSSTINSLSLTWARDWGMDRWFSPRTLSLFFGLTLFISSLVPYFLIQTWEKGILEMGLTIFSYTLGPSIAVFFLAKGKAELPVSGLVFSVFFLTSILSTVAIGLGFQISFTLLIPIGFGIQIFLVQISRLAFKKN
- the leuA2 gene encoding 2-isopropylmalate synthase LeuA2; translated protein: MKPNQIKIQDVTLRDGNQALRRPWTLEEKIEVFDLLVALNVDGIEVGFPSSNETEFVASKTLAKRAPVGKPIAGLSRANETEIAKTWDAIQYANKPRMHIVYPVSDFSIRHVLKISEKEVIQKIQKSITFARSVVGPEVEIQFSGEHFGDAIENFAFTKEAFLSAIEAGADIINLPNTVERYRPMVFVNMVKEMKEFIGNRAKVSVHTHNDLGMATATSVECVYVGAEQIEVALNGLGERAGNTNLYETCIALHQNGESLGINFQRIYPTAKRISEMTGIPIGEKTPIIGEDIFSHRSGIHQDGVAKTIKQSKGAYRTFSPEFVGRNDNETISFTNQSGHRAIQFLLENRGIMIPQSEIHRLFETAKSISSKENNREITEAELVDLATRFAASL